Part of the Candidatus Binatia bacterium genome is shown below.
AAGGTGAAACAGCGCGTTTCGCGATCTCGGCGGAAACTAAAGTAAATCTCGCGTTTTCAGTGGGTTAAGTGGCCTTGGGATCATCCCGGATTGTCCCGAAAGATCTCGCATAAGCCCAAAAAGCCGGGAACGGTTCCCGGTTTTCTCCGGCCTCGATCGAGGTCGGCAATTCGCCATCCCTTGACGCTGTCGTGCGCGAAGATTGGCAGGGGTGACTGGTGGTGGTAGACTGAAAGTATGCAGAAGGCCGACATCATCGAAACCCTTCCGGAGGATCTCCGGAAAACGATCGAGGAAGATGTTCGCGCCGGCGAGTTCACGGACGCTGATGAAGCGATCCGCACCGCCATCCTCTCGCAACACGAACGCCTCGCCCTTCGCCGCTCCGTTCTGGAAGCGGATGCCGCGTGCGCACGTGGCGAGGGCATTCCGGGCGAGCAGGTCTTCACCGAGCTGCGCAAGCTGAGTGCCGACCGCCGCAAAGCGCAATGAGCGCGTATGAGGTCGCCCCAGCGGCGCGCCTCGATCTGCTCGAACTCTGGAATCTGATCGCGGAAGACGATCTCGACAGAGCGGACCGCATCGTCAACGAGATCGAGCAGACCTTTGCGCTCATCGCGTCGCACCCCCGCATGGGACATCCGCGCCCGACGCTACTTCCCCGTCGATTTCTCTTCCACCCCGTGTATTCGTGGGAGATCATCTACAACCCGGACGTGCACCCACTTCGCATTCTCCGTGTCTGGCACGGGGCGCAGGAGAAGCCGGAGATTCCAGAAACCTAGGATGGCAAGGTGACCTGCTCGCGTTGAGCCGTCGCCAATTCGATCGGCATTCCGAGGGTCGCGGAGGTGTGCGGTCGCTCACCGTGAATGTCCCCTTGGTAAGCGTTGGTAAGCGAGAAAAGGGGAACGCGCCAGGAGGCCCGACCTACGGTTTAGACTTAGAAGGCCGTACCGGCGTGTTCCAAGAATCAAGGAACTACAAGGACTTCCTTCATCGGCGGGGATTTAGCCATGATCGCCTGTCTCTGCCGCCCACTACTTTTCACTCATTTTCATTTCCCAACCGGCACCAGAACCGGCACCCGATTAGGCCAGTGCACATGCTGGATTTGAACCAACCTCGCACCAGAGCGGCGAGGAGCCAGAAGACGCAGGACATCCGTGTGGCTCAAGGGTTTCAGCATCATCGCGATCGAACGATCGGGCTCCCCCAATTTCCCGGATTCTCCCCGACCAGCCCCTGGGGTGTCTCCGCGGAATCCGCGGCTGTTGCCTGCAGGTCGAAAATTGGGGGAAACGACGATATGGTTACCAAGCGAGCCTTTGACCGTGGAGGCAGCCAGGCCGGTGAATGGGAAGGGCTGTACGTCAGAGCCAAGACGCTTGCGCAAATCCTACGCGCCTAGAGACGGAACGTTCTACTGGATGCTAACAGGAGAAAAGCC
Proteins encoded:
- a CDS encoding type II toxin-antitoxin system RelE/ParE family toxin — its product is MSAYEVAPAARLDLLELWNLIAEDDLDRADRIVNEIEQTFALIASHPRMGHPRPTLLPRRFLFHPVYSWEIIYNPDVHPLRILRVWHGAQEKPEIPET